In one window of Azotobacter salinestris DNA:
- a CDS encoding phosphate acetyltransferase, giving the protein MTGPHEKYRRLIDYCSSLPPTPTAVAWPCDQSALEGVVDATKSDLIAPILVGPRARIEGLAAQHGIDIAGLPIEEAPYSQAAAARAVELIREGRAEALMKGSLHTDELMAAVVRRDTGLRTARRVSHCFVMDVPGHEETLIITDAAVNIAPTLAEKMDITQNAIDLAHALLQVSPEKKEVRVAILSAMETVNPAVPSTVEAAALCKMADRRQITGAILDGPLALDNAISLEAAQIKKIDSPVAGRANVLVVPDLEAGNMLAKSLSFLAGADAAGIVLGARVPIILTSRADSLTTRMASCAVATLVAKARRESTGKVIG; this is encoded by the coding sequence ATGACCGGCCCCCACGAAAAATACCGGCGCCTGATCGACTACTGCAGCAGCCTGCCGCCGACGCCGACGGCGGTGGCCTGGCCCTGCGACCAGAGCGCCCTCGAGGGCGTGGTGGACGCGACGAAGAGCGACCTCATCGCGCCGATCCTGGTCGGGCCCCGCGCACGGATCGAGGGGCTGGCGGCCCAGCACGGCATCGACATCGCCGGCCTGCCGATCGAGGAGGCGCCCTACAGCCAGGCGGCCGCCGCCCGCGCCGTGGAGCTGATCCGCGAAGGCCGGGCCGAGGCGCTGATGAAGGGCAGCCTGCACACCGACGAGCTGATGGCTGCGGTGGTCAGGCGCGACACCGGGCTGCGCACCGCGCGCCGGGTCAGCCACTGCTTCGTGATGGACGTGCCGGGACACGAGGAGACGCTGATCATCACTGACGCCGCGGTGAACATCGCGCCGACCCTGGCCGAGAAGATGGACATCACCCAGAACGCCATCGACCTGGCCCACGCCCTGCTGCAGGTCAGCCCGGAGAAGAAGGAGGTGCGGGTGGCGATCCTCTCGGCGATGGAAACCGTCAACCCGGCGGTGCCCTCCACCGTCGAGGCGGCCGCCCTGTGCAAGATGGCCGACCGCCGGCAGATCACCGGCGCCATCCTCGACGGCCCGCTGGCCCTGGACAACGCCATCAGCCTGGAGGCGGCGCAGATCAAGAAGATCGACTCGCCGGTGGCGGGCCGCGCCAACGTGCTGGTGGTGCCCGACCTGGAAGCCGGCAACATGCTCGCCAAGAGCCTGTCCTTCCTCGCCGGCGCGGATGCCGCCGGCATCGTGCTGGGTGCGCGGGTGCCGATCATCCTGACCAGCCGCGCCGATTCGCTGACCACCCGCATGGCTTCCTGCGCGGTGGCCACCCTGGTGGCCAAGGCCCGCCGGGAGAGCACCGGCAAGGTGATCGGGTGA
- a CDS encoding efflux RND transporter permease subunit, with the protein MSISHYCIDRPIFASVISIVITLAGAVAMFNLPVAQYPDITPPQITVSATYPGADAEVVANNVAAPIEQQVNGADAMIYMNSSSSATGNITLNVFFEIGTDPSLAQVDVQNRVNLALPQLPSAVQAQGIQVQKKSSAFMMVIAVYSPDNRYDSTYIANYTNLYILDALKRIPGANQASIFGTPDYAMRIWLKPDRMAQLKITAADVQQAVANQNQQFAVGRIGQSPTGEAVEQSFAVTTKGRLTEPEEFENIIVRAASGGAAIVRLRDVGRAELGQKDYSLRSTYQGKPATLMAVYQQPGANALDVSNAVRATLAEMEKSFPAGIEYRIVMDTTAFTRASISEVVHTFFEALVLVVVVVYVFLQSLRATLIPVLAVPVSIVGTFIGMTALGFSINMLTLFGMVLAIGIVVDDAIVVIENVERNMHVHKMHPKDAAKQAMDEVAGPVVAIVLVLCAVFVPVAFMGGITGQLYKQFAITIAISVVISGLVALTLSPALAALLIKPAHGQKRGFFRWFERNFERMTEGYSRAVAFMIRRFLLALLLFAGMLVLTVLMAQRIPGAFLPPEDQGYLLGAVIMPDAASLDRTSEVGRVVSDYFMQDEAVEGVAVVSGYSLLDSQNKNNAGAFFVGFKDFEERYQDAESIRAQSAPAVIKAAGQAFSRIREGLVVPVNPPSIPGLGTTGGMEVWIQSKGDGTIGQLAELVNDFLAGARQRPELGAITSTFNAFSRQLLADVDREKAETLGVPVEDVYSTLQTMFGSLYVSQFNKYSRLWQVILQAEPAYRLKVEDLQQIYVRSRSGEMIPLKALLTTRYVTGPDLLTRFNNFPAVKITASAAPGFSSGQALAALEVVAAESMSSDYALALSGEAFEEKKAGGTSAQVFVFGLVMVFLILAAQYEKWSLPVGVLLAVPFALFGALLAILLRGLVNDVYFQIGLTMLVALAAKNAILIFEFAVLNREKGMSVFDAAMTAARERLRPIVMTSLAFILGCVPLAIAVGASENSRHSIGTGVIGGMLAATVIAVFFIPLFYYLIERISEKTAGRKQAPPVEPALPGGGLSGAPQSRREDD; encoded by the coding sequence ATGAGCATCTCCCACTACTGCATCGACCGGCCGATCTTCGCCTCGGTGATCTCCATCGTCATCACCCTGGCCGGGGCGGTGGCGATGTTCAACCTGCCGGTCGCCCAGTACCCGGACATCACCCCGCCGCAGATCACCGTCTCGGCCACCTACCCCGGTGCCGACGCCGAGGTGGTGGCCAACAACGTGGCGGCGCCCATCGAGCAGCAGGTCAACGGCGCCGACGCCATGATCTACATGAACTCGTCGAGTTCGGCGACCGGCAACATAACCCTCAACGTGTTTTTCGAGATCGGCACCGACCCCTCGCTGGCCCAGGTGGACGTGCAGAACCGCGTCAACCTGGCCCTGCCGCAGCTGCCCTCGGCGGTGCAGGCCCAGGGCATCCAGGTGCAGAAGAAGTCCTCGGCGTTCATGATGGTCATCGCGGTGTACTCCCCGGACAACCGCTACGACAGCACCTACATCGCCAACTACACCAACCTGTACATCCTCGACGCGCTCAAGCGCATCCCCGGCGCCAACCAGGCGAGCATCTTCGGCACCCCCGACTACGCCATGCGCATCTGGCTCAAGCCCGACCGCATGGCCCAGCTGAAGATCACCGCCGCCGACGTGCAGCAGGCGGTGGCCAACCAGAACCAGCAGTTCGCCGTGGGGCGCATCGGCCAGTCGCCGACCGGCGAGGCGGTCGAGCAGTCCTTCGCCGTCACCACCAAGGGCCGGCTGACCGAGCCGGAGGAGTTCGAGAACATCATCGTCCGCGCCGCCAGCGGCGGGGCGGCCATCGTCCGCCTGCGCGACGTCGGCCGCGCCGAGCTGGGTCAGAAGGACTACTCCCTGCGCAGCACCTACCAGGGCAAGCCGGCGACGCTGATGGCCGTCTACCAGCAGCCCGGCGCCAACGCCCTGGACGTATCCAACGCCGTCCGGGCGACCCTGGCGGAGATGGAGAAAAGCTTTCCCGCGGGCATCGAATACAGGATCGTGATGGACACCACCGCCTTCACCCGCGCCTCGATCAGCGAGGTGGTGCACACCTTCTTCGAGGCCCTGGTGCTGGTGGTGGTGGTGGTCTATGTGTTCCTGCAGAGCCTGCGCGCCACCCTGATCCCGGTGCTGGCGGTACCGGTGTCCATCGTCGGCACCTTCATCGGCATGACCGCCCTGGGCTTCTCGATCAACATGCTGACCCTGTTCGGCATGGTGCTGGCGATCGGCATCGTGGTGGACGACGCCATCGTGGTGATCGAGAACGTCGAGCGCAACATGCACGTCCACAAGATGCATCCCAAGGACGCCGCCAAGCAGGCGATGGACGAGGTGGCCGGCCCGGTGGTGGCCATCGTCCTGGTGCTCTGCGCGGTGTTCGTCCCGGTGGCCTTCATGGGCGGCATCACCGGCCAGCTCTACAAGCAGTTCGCTATTACCATCGCCATCTCGGTGGTGATCTCCGGCCTGGTCGCCCTGACCCTGTCGCCGGCCCTGGCCGCCCTGCTCATCAAACCCGCCCACGGGCAGAAGCGCGGCTTCTTCCGCTGGTTCGAGCGCAATTTCGAACGCATGACCGAGGGCTACTCCCGCGCGGTGGCCTTCATGATCAGGCGCTTTCTGCTCGCCCTGCTGCTGTTCGCCGGGATGCTCGTGCTGACCGTGCTGATGGCGCAGCGCATCCCCGGCGCCTTCCTGCCGCCGGAGGACCAGGGCTACTTGCTCGGCGCGGTGATCATGCCCGATGCCGCCAGCCTGGACCGCACCAGCGAGGTGGGCCGGGTGGTCAGCGACTACTTCATGCAGGACGAAGCCGTCGAGGGGGTGGCGGTGGTCAGCGGCTACAGCCTGCTGGACAGCCAGAACAAGAACAACGCCGGGGCCTTCTTCGTCGGCTTCAAGGATTTCGAGGAGCGCTACCAGGACGCGGAAAGCATCCGGGCGCAGAGCGCCCCGGCGGTCATCAAGGCCGCCGGCCAGGCTTTCTCCCGGATACGCGAGGGCCTCGTGGTGCCGGTCAACCCGCCCTCCATTCCCGGCCTGGGCACCACGGGCGGCATGGAGGTGTGGATCCAGAGCAAGGGCGACGGCACCATCGGCCAGCTCGCCGAGCTGGTGAACGACTTCCTGGCCGGGGCCAGGCAGCGCCCGGAACTCGGCGCCATCACCTCCACCTTCAACGCCTTCTCCCGGCAACTGCTCGCCGACGTCGACCGGGAAAAGGCCGAGACCCTCGGCGTGCCGGTGGAGGACGTGTACAGCACCCTGCAGACCATGTTCGGCTCGCTGTACGTGTCGCAGTTCAACAAGTACAGCCGCCTGTGGCAGGTGATCCTGCAGGCCGAGCCGGCCTACCGCCTCAAGGTCGAGGACCTGCAGCAGATCTACGTGCGCAGCCGCAGCGGCGAGATGATCCCGCTCAAGGCCCTGCTGACCACCCGCTACGTCACCGGCCCGGACCTCTTGACCCGCTTCAACAACTTCCCGGCGGTGAAGATCACCGCCAGCGCGGCGCCGGGCTTCAGCTCCGGGCAGGCGCTGGCGGCCCTCGAGGTGGTGGCCGCAGAGAGCATGTCCAGCGACTATGCCCTGGCCCTGAGCGGCGAGGCCTTCGAGGAGAAGAAGGCCGGCGGCACCAGCGCCCAGGTGTTCGTCTTCGGCCTGGTCATGGTGTTTCTGATCCTCGCCGCCCAGTACGAGAAGTGGTCGCTGCCGGTCGGCGTGCTGCTGGCGGTGCCCTTCGCGCTGTTCGGCGCGCTGCTGGCGATCCTCCTGCGCGGCCTGGTCAACGACGTGTACTTCCAGATCGGCCTGACCATGCTGGTGGCCCTGGCGGCGAAGAACGCCATCCTGATCTTCGAGTTCGCCGTGCTGAACCGCGAGAAAGGCATGTCGGTGTTCGACGCGGCGATGACCGCGGCGCGCGAGCGCCTGCGGCCCATCGTGATGACCTCGCTGGCCTTCATCCTCGGCTGCGTGCCCCTGGCCATCGCCGTCGGCGCCTCGGAGAACAGCCGCCACTCGATCGGCACCGGGGTGATCGGCGGCATGCTGGCGGCGACGGTGATCGCGGTGTTCTTCATCCCGCTGTTCTACTACCTGATCGAGCGGATTTCCGAGAAGACCGCGGGCAGGAAGCAGGCGCCGCCCGTCGAGCCGGCGCTGCCGGGCGGCGGCCTGAGCGGCGCGCCGCAAAGCCGGCGCGAGGACGACTGA
- a CDS encoding acetate/propionate family kinase, whose protein sequence is MRNVILVLNAGSFSLKFSFFADHPQEPELCLRGQIEGLNGAPHFVAKDTTGAILDERRWADGTRLGHDGAAHHLVEFLQDYRDRYQLIAVGHRVVHGGQEFSRPTRVDGEMLKKLEKLIPLAPLHQPHNLAPIRALAERAPHLPQVACFDTAFHRRQPELAQLFALPPAITGRGVRRYGFHGLSYEYIASVLPQLAPEAAAGRVVVAHLGNGASLCAMRGGRSLASTMGFTAVDGLPMGTRCGTLDPGVILYLLDELKMDARAIERLIYKESGLLGVSGISSDMRELLASDAPGATLAVDLFVYRIGRELGSLAAALGGLDALVFTAGIGEHAAAIRERVCRDAAWLGLELDAAANAAGGPRISTDASPVSAWVVPTNEELMIARHTRQALSST, encoded by the coding sequence ATGCGGAACGTGATCCTGGTTCTCAACGCCGGCTCGTTCAGCCTCAAGTTCTCCTTTTTCGCCGACCATCCCCAGGAGCCGGAACTCTGTCTGCGCGGGCAGATCGAGGGGCTCAACGGCGCACCGCACTTCGTCGCCAAGGACACCACGGGCGCGATCCTCGACGAACGGCGCTGGGCCGACGGCACCCGACTCGGCCACGACGGCGCGGCCCACCATCTGGTCGAGTTCCTGCAGGACTACCGGGACCGCTACCAACTGATAGCGGTGGGCCATCGGGTGGTCCACGGCGGCCAGGAGTTCTCCCGACCCACCCGGGTGGACGGCGAGATGCTGAAGAAGCTCGAGAAGCTGATTCCCCTGGCGCCGCTGCACCAGCCGCACAACCTGGCGCCGATCCGCGCCCTGGCCGAGCGGGCGCCGCACTTGCCGCAGGTGGCCTGCTTCGATACCGCCTTCCATCGCCGACAGCCGGAACTCGCCCAACTGTTCGCCCTGCCACCGGCGATCACCGGGCGCGGCGTGCGCCGCTACGGCTTCCACGGGCTGTCCTACGAATACATCGCCAGCGTGCTGCCGCAATTGGCGCCCGAGGCGGCGGCCGGCCGGGTGGTGGTCGCCCACCTGGGCAACGGCGCCAGCCTGTGCGCCATGCGCGGCGGCCGCAGCCTGGCCAGCACCATGGGCTTCACCGCCGTGGACGGGCTGCCCATGGGCACCCGCTGCGGGACCCTCGACCCCGGGGTGATCCTCTACCTGCTGGACGAGCTGAAGATGGACGCCCGCGCCATCGAGCGGCTGATCTACAAGGAGTCCGGCCTGCTCGGCGTGTCGGGGATCTCCAGCGACATGCGCGAGCTGCTGGCCAGCGATGCGCCCGGCGCCACCCTCGCCGTGGACCTCTTCGTCTACCGCATCGGCCGCGAGCTCGGCTCCCTGGCCGCGGCCCTGGGCGGACTCGACGCCCTGGTGTTCACCGCCGGCATCGGCGAGCACGCCGCGGCCATCCGCGAGCGCGTCTGCCGCGACGCCGCCTGGCTGGGGCTGGAGCTGGACGCCGCCGCCAACGCGGCCGGCGGGCCGCGGATCAGCACGGACGCCAGCCCGGTGTCGGCCTGGGTGGTGCCCACCAACGAGGAGCTGATGATCGCCCGCCACACCCGGCAGGCACTCTCGTCAACCTGA
- the fabI gene encoding enoyl-ACP reductase FabI produces MSEETPRPLLQGAKALVTGMANEHSIAYGCAKAFAELGAELAITYADDKTRGYVEPLAQALKAPIFMPLDVTRPEQLDAVFEAIERQWGGLDILVHSIAWAPKSDLQGGLLDSSAAGFGLAMDISCHSFVRMARLAAPLMNNGGTLFAMSYYGANKVVPNYNLMGPVKAALEACCRYLAYELGPKGIRVHAISPGPLKTRAASGLKDFDLMLNEAARRAPLGELVDIMDVGFTCAYLATPYARRLSGETLYVDGGVNIMA; encoded by the coding sequence ATGTCAGAGGAAACTCCCCGTCCGCTGCTGCAGGGCGCCAAGGCCCTGGTCACCGGCATGGCCAACGAACACTCGATCGCCTACGGCTGCGCTAAGGCCTTCGCCGAACTGGGCGCCGAACTGGCCATCACCTATGCCGACGACAAGACCCGCGGCTACGTCGAGCCCCTGGCCCAGGCCCTGAAGGCGCCGATCTTCATGCCGCTGGACGTCACCCGGCCCGAACAGCTCGATGCCGTGTTCGAGGCGATCGAGCGGCAATGGGGCGGCCTGGACATCCTGGTGCACTCCATCGCCTGGGCGCCCAAGTCAGACCTGCAGGGCGGCCTGCTCGACTCCTCGGCGGCCGGCTTCGGCCTGGCCATGGATATCTCCTGCCACTCCTTCGTGCGCATGGCGCGTCTGGCCGCGCCCCTGATGAACAACGGCGGCACCCTGTTCGCCATGAGCTACTACGGCGCCAACAAGGTGGTGCCCAACTACAACCTGATGGGGCCGGTGAAGGCCGCGCTGGAGGCGTGCTGCCGCTACCTGGCCTACGAGCTGGGGCCGAAGGGCATCCGCGTGCACGCCATCTCCCCCGGCCCGCTGAAGACCCGCGCCGCCTCCGGCCTCAAGGACTTCGACCTGATGCTCAACGAGGCCGCGCGGCGCGCGCCGCTGGGAGAGCTGGTGGACATCATGGACGTGGGCTTCACCTGCGCCTACCTGGCCACCCCCTACGCCCGCCGCCTGTCCGGCGAGACGCTGTACGTGGACGGCGGGGTGAACATCATGGCCTGA
- a CDS encoding efflux RND transporter periplasmic adaptor subunit gives MALLAGCGEAPAPPPRPPTEVTVLTVTAQDTPVVFEFVAQTQSSREVEIRARVEGFLEKRLYNEGDLVQAGQVLFQMDPRPFEAALQSARGQLAQQQARLEMARSDLVRIRPLVKIGALSKKSLDDAIGTERQAQAAVLSAEGEVRTAQLNLGYTTIASPLTGVSSFAKLQEGSYVTPGAAGLLTYVSQVDPIYINFSLSENEMLKFRNEISAGQLRFPARDDFEVEVVLADGTLVPERGHLNFADFSFSEETGTFLIRSVLPNPKGLLRPGQFVRAHVKGAVRPNALLVPQRAVLQGSKSHYLWVIGEGGKPEQRIVEMGDWHGDDWFVAQGLRAGERIVVDGAIRVAPGIPLQIAEARPAAGETGKQPRQKAAETWHGEQERLKASPSGAGATP, from the coding sequence ATGGCTCTGCTCGCCGGCTGCGGCGAAGCGCCCGCCCCGCCGCCACGCCCGCCCACCGAAGTGACGGTCCTGACGGTAACGGCGCAGGACACCCCGGTGGTCTTCGAATTCGTCGCCCAGACCCAGAGCTCCCGGGAGGTGGAAATCCGCGCCCGGGTCGAGGGCTTCCTGGAAAAGCGGCTGTACAACGAAGGCGATCTGGTGCAGGCCGGACAGGTGCTGTTCCAGATGGACCCCCGGCCCTTCGAGGCGGCGCTGCAGTCGGCCCGCGGCCAGCTCGCCCAGCAGCAGGCGCGCCTGGAGATGGCCAGGTCCGACCTGGTGCGCATCCGCCCCCTGGTGAAGATCGGTGCGCTGAGCAAGAAGAGCCTCGACGACGCCATCGGCACCGAGCGGCAGGCGCAGGCCGCCGTGCTTTCGGCCGAGGGCGAGGTGCGCACCGCGCAGCTCAACCTCGGCTACACCACCATCGCCTCGCCGCTCACCGGGGTGTCGAGCTTCGCCAAGCTGCAGGAAGGCAGCTACGTGACGCCGGGCGCAGCCGGCCTGCTGACCTACGTGTCGCAGGTGGACCCCATCTACATCAACTTCAGCCTCTCGGAAAACGAGATGCTGAAGTTCCGCAACGAGATCTCCGCCGGCCAGCTCAGGTTTCCGGCGCGCGACGACTTCGAGGTCGAGGTGGTGCTGGCCGACGGCACGCTGGTGCCCGAACGTGGCCACCTCAACTTCGCCGACTTCTCCTTCAGCGAGGAAACCGGCACCTTCCTGATCCGCTCGGTACTACCCAACCCGAAGGGCCTGCTGCGTCCCGGCCAGTTCGTGCGTGCCCACGTCAAGGGCGCAGTCCGGCCCAATGCCCTGCTGGTGCCCCAGCGCGCGGTCCTGCAGGGCTCCAAGAGCCATTACCTGTGGGTGATCGGCGAAGGCGGCAAGCCCGAGCAGCGCATCGTGGAGATGGGCGACTGGCACGGCGACGACTGGTTCGTCGCCCAGGGCCTGCGTGCCGGCGAGCGCATCGTGGTCGACGGCGCGATCCGGGTGGCGCCTGGCATCCCGCTGCAGATCGCCGAAGCCCGCCCTGCGGCGGGCGAAACAGGCAAGCAGCCGCGCCAGAAGGCAGCCGAGACCTGGCACGGCGAGCAGGAGCGGCTGAAGGCCAGTCCGTCCGGCGCAGGCGCGACACCATGA